The following proteins are co-located in the Pseudomonas synxantha genome:
- a CDS encoding PIG-L deacetylase family protein, which translates to MKPASISEGRRGPAQIWNSAPQLAQVPAIALTSLVPPGARVVVIAPHPGDELLACGGLLQLLSTREHPLQLISITDGSASHPGSQVWPASRLSVVRPQESAEALRRLGMPLHSLKWIRGGFRDDALAAHEQAMSQFIARYLQPGDRVFTTWCHDGNDDHDAVGRASAKACNLVGAKLYELPVWAWHWPAREVSMIPWQRARKVRLDTWSVARKLHATHAYASQLVGDPQIGLPPKLAQVLLERIREPYEIVFA; encoded by the coding sequence ATGAAGCCTGCCTCCATAAGCGAAGGCCGTCGCGGCCCCGCGCAAATCTGGAACAGTGCGCCGCAGCTGGCACAGGTTCCCGCCATCGCACTCACCAGCCTGGTGCCGCCCGGCGCACGCGTCGTGGTCATTGCCCCGCACCCGGGCGATGAACTACTGGCCTGCGGCGGTTTGCTGCAACTGCTCAGTACCCGCGAACACCCCTTGCAATTGATCTCCATCACCGACGGCAGCGCCAGCCATCCCGGCTCCCAGGTGTGGCCGGCCAGCCGCCTGAGCGTGGTGCGCCCCCAGGAAAGCGCCGAAGCATTGCGCCGCCTGGGCATGCCGTTGCACAGCCTGAAATGGATCCGCGGCGGGTTTCGCGATGACGCGTTAGCCGCCCACGAACAGGCGATGAGCCAGTTCATCGCGCGCTACCTGCAACCGGGCGACAGGGTATTTACCACGTGGTGCCACGACGGCAACGACGATCACGATGCCGTCGGACGCGCCAGCGCCAAGGCCTGCAACCTGGTGGGGGCAAAGCTCTATGAACTGCCGGTCTGGGCCTGGCACTGGCCGGCACGGGAGGTTTCCATGATCCCCTGGCAGCGCGCACGCAAGGTACGCCTGGATACCTGGAGCGTCGCGCGCAAGCTGCACGCGACCCATGCCTATGCCAGCCAATTGGTCGGCGATCCGCAGA
- a CDS encoding glycosyltransferase — protein sequence MIGILIPVHNEEALLGDCLRAAQIAANHPGLLGETVQILVVLDSCTDGSAAIAQAHRVYSLPVQARNVGQARGDGAQHLLNLGARWISCTDADSRVAPDWLVAQLALGCDAVCGTVTVDAWSEGFDSAAQIRYHQAYQARDGHRHIHGANLGVSASAYVQAGGFEPLACHEDVQLVRELERCGASIAWSHAPQVVTSARLDCRAQGGFGDYLKSLMQVS from the coding sequence ATGATCGGTATTCTGATCCCGGTGCATAACGAAGAAGCGCTGCTGGGCGACTGCCTCAGGGCCGCGCAGATCGCCGCCAACCATCCCGGCCTGCTGGGGGAAACGGTGCAGATCCTGGTGGTACTCGACAGCTGCACCGATGGCAGCGCTGCGATCGCCCAGGCGCATCGGGTGTACAGCCTGCCGGTGCAGGCGCGCAATGTCGGGCAAGCCCGAGGCGACGGCGCACAGCATTTATTAAACCTGGGCGCACGCTGGATTTCCTGCACCGACGCCGACAGCCGCGTGGCCCCTGACTGGCTGGTGGCGCAACTGGCCCTGGGCTGTGATGCCGTGTGTGGCACGGTGACGGTGGATGCCTGGAGCGAAGGCTTCGACTCGGCGGCACAGATTCGTTATCACCAGGCTTACCAGGCCCGCGATGGGCATCGGCACATCCATGGCGCCAATCTGGGAGTGAGCGCTAGCGCCTACGTGCAGGCCGGCGGGTTCGAACCGCTGGCCTGCCATGAAGATGTGCAACTGGTGCGCGAGCTGGAACGTTGCGGCGCCTCGATTGCCTGGAGCCATGCGCCGCAAGTGGTGACCAGTGCGCGCCTGGACTGCCGCGCCCAGGGCGGGTTCGGCGACTACTTGAAAAGTCTGATGCAGGTTTCGTAA
- a CDS encoding SAM-dependent methyltransferase, which translates to MSVATPYFDQLFAGNDDPWAFRQRWYEQRKRALTLALLARPHYVSIFEPGCANGELSAELASRCDRLVCCDATQAAVLLAQTRLADFPHALVEQRRLPGQWPAGKFELIVLSELCYYLDADDLHHLIDCALAALATDGQLLACHWRPPIEGCPQTAEQVHALLQQRLGMPPLAQYHDQDFLLDLWSRDGTSVAHHEGLR; encoded by the coding sequence ATGAGTGTGGCAACCCCCTACTTCGACCAACTGTTTGCCGGCAACGACGACCCCTGGGCCTTTCGTCAGCGCTGGTACGAACAACGCAAGCGCGCCCTGACACTGGCCCTGCTGGCCCGGCCGCACTACGTCTCGATCTTTGAACCTGGCTGTGCCAACGGCGAATTGAGCGCTGAACTGGCGAGTCGTTGCGATCGCCTGGTGTGCTGCGACGCGACCCAGGCGGCGGTGCTGCTGGCACAAACGCGGCTGGCGGATTTCCCCCACGCCCTGGTGGAACAGCGTCGCCTGCCCGGGCAATGGCCCGCCGGGAAGTTTGAGCTGATCGTACTGAGTGAGCTGTGTTATTACCTGGATGCCGACGACCTGCATCATCTGATCGATTGCGCCCTCGCCGCCTTGGCCACTGACGGCCAGTTGCTGGCCTGCCATTGGCGCCCGCCCATCGAGGGTTGCCCGCAAACCGCCGAACAGGTGCACGCCCTGCTCCAGCAGCGGCTGGGTATGCCTCCCCTGGCGCAATACCATGACCAGGATTTCCTGCTCGACCTGTGGAGCCGCGACGGTACCTCGGTTGCACACCACGAGGGTTTGCGATGA
- a CDS encoding PIG-L deacetylase family protein produces the protein MKPNPIVGQGTSLNHWQTSTRLAELPHISVAQLVPEGHRAVIIAPHPDDEVLGSGGLLQGLALLGRPIQLISVTDGSASHPGSRRWPVERLSVVRPQESAQALHRLGLPLHSLKWLRAGFADSKVAERETQLCEFIQRHLKPTDVVFATWREDGHCDHEAVGRASAKAAQAVGATLYELPVWTWHWATAEDDMVPWHRARKIPLTIEAVARKRHAIHAFASQLEGDPQIGLPPVLAPYVVERLLQPFEVVFV, from the coding sequence ATGAAGCCCAATCCGATTGTCGGCCAAGGTACATCGCTCAATCACTGGCAAACCTCGACGCGGCTGGCCGAGCTGCCGCACATCAGCGTCGCGCAGTTGGTACCCGAGGGGCATCGCGCGGTAATTATCGCCCCGCATCCGGACGATGAAGTGCTCGGCAGCGGTGGTTTGCTGCAAGGTCTGGCGCTGCTGGGCCGGCCCATCCAGTTGATCTCCGTGACCGACGGCAGTGCCAGCCACCCCGGCTCCCGGCGTTGGCCGGTGGAGCGCCTGAGCGTAGTGCGCCCCCAGGAGTCGGCACAGGCCCTGCATCGCCTCGGCCTGCCGCTGCACAGTTTGAAATGGCTGCGCGCCGGGTTTGCCGACAGCAAAGTGGCCGAGCGCGAAACCCAGCTCTGCGAGTTTATCCAGCGCCACCTCAAACCCACCGACGTGGTGTTCGCCACCTGGCGCGAAGACGGCCATTGCGACCATGAAGCCGTAGGCCGCGCCAGCGCCAAAGCGGCCCAGGCCGTCGGCGCGACCTTGTATGAACTGCCGGTGTGGACGTGGCACTGGGCCACGGCTGAAGACGACATGGTGCCTTGGCATCGGGCACGCAAAATCCCGTTGACCATCGAGGCCGTGGCGCGCAAACGCCACGCAATCCACGCCTTCGCCAGCCAGCTGGAAGGCGATCCGCAAATCGGCCTGCCACCGGTACTGGCGCCCTATGTGGTGGAGCGTTTGCTGCAACCTTTTGAAGTGGTGTTCGTATGA
- a CDS encoding acyl-CoA dehydrogenase family protein — protein MALHGFLQGYRGYADTQALGDALKALQEEGLDQLPLPGSGQTLARFSGLAQVAGHDLRLCKLFEGHTDALAIIAELDSPLPPLGSTWGMWASEPPTAKVRVRHAGQRLVVDGRKAWCSGAAVVSHGLLTAWDEEDRQQLVAVAMDQPGVTVTDEGWSAVGMAATGSVEVLFREAWGVAVGGPGDYLSRPGFWHGGIGIAACWYGAAQRLGEVLRAHCAQRPEPHALAHLGAVDSALNSAACVLRASAGQIDREPGADARQLAQQARACIEDTVEQVMHHVGRGVGAGPYCKDPHFAQLMADLPVYVRQSHAERDLAALGEQVAGEPLGRWQL, from the coding sequence ATGGCGTTGCACGGTTTCCTTCAGGGCTACCGGGGTTATGCGGATACGCAGGCCCTGGGTGACGCACTGAAGGCACTCCAAGAGGAAGGTCTGGATCAACTGCCGCTGCCCGGCAGTGGCCAGACCCTGGCCCGCTTCAGCGGGCTGGCGCAGGTGGCGGGGCATGATTTGCGCCTGTGCAAGTTGTTCGAAGGCCATACCGATGCGCTGGCGATCATTGCCGAACTCGACAGCCCGCTGCCGCCGCTGGGCAGTACATGGGGCATGTGGGCATCTGAGCCGCCGACGGCCAAAGTGCGGGTGCGACACGCTGGCCAGCGGCTCGTGGTAGATGGGCGCAAGGCGTGGTGCTCCGGCGCGGCGGTGGTCAGCCATGGTTTGCTGACCGCCTGGGACGAGGAGGATCGCCAGCAACTGGTGGCGGTGGCAATGGATCAACCTGGCGTGACGGTCACCGATGAGGGGTGGAGTGCCGTGGGCATGGCGGCCACGGGCAGCGTCGAAGTCCTGTTCCGCGAGGCCTGGGGTGTTGCGGTCGGTGGCCCGGGCGATTACCTGTCGCGCCCAGGTTTCTGGCACGGCGGGATCGGCATTGCCGCATGCTGGTACGGCGCCGCGCAGCGCCTGGGTGAAGTGTTGCGCGCCCACTGTGCCCAGCGCCCCGAACCCCATGCCCTGGCCCATCTCGGCGCCGTCGACAGCGCCCTCAACAGTGCCGCGTGCGTGCTGCGCGCCAGCGCCGGGCAGATCGACCGCGAGCCCGGCGCAGATGCCCGGCAACTGGCGCAACAGGCACGGGCCTGTATCGAGGACACCGTCGAACAAGTCATGCATCACGTTGGCCGTGGCGTCGGTGCGGGGCCTTATTGCAAAGACCCGCACTTTGCCCAGTTGATGGCGGATTTGCCGGTGTATGTGCGGCAAAGCCATGCCGAACGCGACCTTGCCGCCCTGGGCGAACAGGTTGCCGGCGAGCCCTTAGGGAGGTGGCAGTTATGA
- the glgX gene encoding glycogen debranching protein GlgX yields MSKPDKTTATQEHEPSRIREGLPFPLGATWDGLGVNFALFSANATKVELCLFDDAGEVELERIELPEYTDEIFHGYLPDAHPGLIYGYRVYGAYDPANGHRFNHNKLLIDPYAKQLVGELKWSEALFGYTIGHPDDDLSFDERDSAPFVPKCKVIDPAHTWGNDQPVRVPWDRTIIYETHLRGISMRHPSVGESVRGTCAGLMEDDVLKHIRQLGISSVELLPVHAFVNDQHLLEKGMTNYWGYNSIAFFAPDPRYLASGKIAEFKEMVAHLHEQKLEVILDVVYNHTAEGNERGPTLSMRGIDNASYYRLMPDDKRFYINDSGTGNTLDLSHPCVLQMVTDSLRYWATEMHVDGFRFDLATILGRYRDGFDERHSFLVACRQDPILRQLKLIAEPWDCGPGGYQVGNFPPGWVEWNDRFRDTVRAFWKGDDGQLADFAGRMTASGEMFNHRGRRPYSSVNFITAHDGFTLHDLVSYNDKHNEANDENNQDGSNNNLSWNHGVEGPTDDPEINELRLRQMRNFFATLLLAQGTPMIVAGDEFARTQHGNNNAYCQDSEIGWVNWDLDDDGKALLKFVKRLIKLRLTYPILRRGRFLVGDYNEDIGVKDVTWLAPDGNEMTTEQWEDSQGRCLGMLMDGRAQETGIRRAGADATLLLVVNAHHDMVNFCLPPVPEGEFWTCMLDTNDPAVRGQERFDFEHEYAVTGRSLLLFELQREGEV; encoded by the coding sequence ATGAGCAAACCCGATAAAACCACAGCGACGCAGGAACATGAACCGTCGCGGATTCGTGAAGGTTTGCCCTTCCCACTCGGTGCCACCTGGGATGGCCTGGGCGTCAACTTTGCACTGTTCTCGGCCAACGCCACCAAAGTCGAGCTGTGCCTGTTCGACGATGCCGGCGAGGTAGAGCTGGAGCGCATCGAACTGCCCGAATACACCGACGAGATCTTCCACGGCTACCTGCCCGACGCCCATCCCGGGCTGATTTACGGCTACCGCGTGTATGGCGCTTATGACCCGGCCAATGGTCACCGTTTCAACCACAACAAACTGCTGATCGACCCCTACGCCAAGCAGCTGGTGGGTGAGCTTAAGTGGTCCGAGGCACTGTTTGGCTACACCATTGGCCACCCCGACGACGACCTCAGCTTCGATGAGCGTGACAGCGCGCCCTTCGTGCCCAAGTGCAAGGTCATCGACCCGGCCCACACCTGGGGCAATGATCAACCGGTCCGGGTGCCATGGGACCGTACGATCATCTATGAAACCCACCTGCGCGGTATCAGCATGCGCCACCCGTCGGTGGGCGAGTCGGTGCGCGGCACCTGCGCAGGCCTGATGGAAGACGACGTGCTCAAGCACATCCGCCAACTGGGTATTTCCTCGGTCGAACTGCTGCCGGTGCACGCCTTCGTCAACGACCAGCATCTGCTGGAAAAAGGCATGACCAACTACTGGGGCTATAACAGCATTGCGTTCTTCGCACCCGACCCGCGCTACTTGGCCAGCGGCAAGATTGCCGAGTTCAAGGAGATGGTCGCGCACCTGCATGAGCAGAAGCTGGAAGTGATTCTCGACGTGGTCTACAACCACACCGCCGAAGGCAACGAGCGCGGCCCGACCCTGTCCATGCGCGGCATCGACAACGCCTCCTACTACCGGCTGATGCCCGATGACAAGCGCTTCTACATCAATGATTCGGGCACCGGCAACACCCTGGATCTGAGCCACCCCTGTGTGCTGCAAATGGTCACCGACTCGCTGCGCTACTGGGCCACCGAGATGCATGTGGACGGTTTCCGCTTCGACCTGGCAACTATTCTGGGGCGCTACCGCGATGGCTTCGATGAGCGCCACAGCTTCCTCGTCGCTTGCCGCCAGGACCCGATACTGCGCCAGTTGAAACTGATCGCCGAGCCCTGGGACTGCGGCCCCGGTGGTTATCAAGTGGGCAACTTCCCGCCAGGCTGGGTGGAATGGAACGACCGCTTCCGCGATACGGTGCGCGCGTTCTGGAAAGGCGACGACGGCCAACTGGCGGATTTCGCCGGGCGCATGACCGCTTCGGGCGAGATGTTCAACCACCGCGGACGCCGGCCCTACAGCTCGGTGAACTTCATCACCGCCCACGACGGTTTCACCTTGCACGACCTGGTCTCGTACAACGACAAGCACAACGAGGCCAACGACGAAAACAACCAGGACGGCAGCAACAACAACCTGTCCTGGAACCACGGCGTCGAAGGCCCCACCGACGATCCGGAAATCAACGAACTGCGCCTGCGCCAGATGCGCAATTTCTTCGCCACCCTGCTGCTGGCCCAAGGCACACCGATGATCGTCGCCGGGGACGAGTTCGCCCGTACCCAGCATGGCAATAACAACGCCTATTGCCAGGACAGTGAGATCGGCTGGGTCAATTGGGACCTGGACGATGACGGCAAGGCCCTGCTCAAGTTCGTCAAGCGCTTGATCAAGCTGCGCCTGACGTATCCGATCCTGCGCCGCGGGCGCTTCCTGGTCGGCGACTACAACGAAGACATCGGCGTGAAGGACGTCACCTGGTTGGCGCCGGATGGCAACGAGATGACCACCGAGCAATGGGAAGACAGTCAGGGCCGCTGCCTGGGCATGCTGATGGATGGCCGCGCCCAGGAAACCGGGATTCGTCGCGCCGGTGCGGACGCTACCTTGCTGCTGGTGGTCAACGCTCATCACGACATGGTCAATTTCTGCCTGCCGCCGGTGCCAGAGGGTGAGTTCTGGACCTGCATGCTCGACACCAACGACCCGGCGGTACGCGGTCAGGAGCGCTTTGATTTCGAGCATGAGTACGCGGTAACCGGCCGCTCGCTGCTGTTGTTTGAACTGCAACGCGAAGGCGAGGTGTGA
- a CDS encoding DUF2934 domain-containing protein: MSKEEERIRELAHQIWESEGKPHGEDARHWEMARKLAEAEALTPSKPKPAAKPKTATKAAAKPKAAPAPAKPAAKKPAAPKKPKPPAP, encoded by the coding sequence ATGAGTAAAGAAGAGGAACGCATTCGCGAATTGGCGCATCAGATCTGGGAGTCCGAAGGCAAGCCACACGGCGAGGATGCTCGCCACTGGGAGATGGCGCGCAAGTTGGCCGAAGCCGAAGCGCTGACCCCTAGTAAGCCCAAGCCAGCCGCCAAGCCGAAAACCGCGACCAAGGCCGCCGCCAAGCCTAAGGCCGCACCTGCCCCAGCAAAGCCTGCGGCGAAAAAACCGGCCGCGCCGAAAAAGCCCAAACCGCCCGCCCCATGA
- a CDS encoding malto-oligosyltrehalose synthase, producing MKALPLRATQRLQFHKDFTLDDAVPLVPYFAQLGISHLYASPLLSARAGSMHGYDVVDPTRVNPELGGEAALRRLVAALREHDMGLILDIVSNHMAVGGADNPWWLDLLEWGRLSPYSEFFDIQWHSPDPLLKGQLLMPFLGSDYGEALQSGTLTLKFDAAHGAFYAEHYEHRFPICPRDYALILGHDEGLKPLAERFAALAYQDDAYAEAAWLKQALAERATEVLPAIEQRLAAFDGRQPEGFERLHHLLEQQAYRLASWRTAADDINWRRFFDVNELGGLRVERTAVFEATHGKIFELISEGLVDGLRIDHIDGLADPRGYCRKLRRRVDALSPQRHLPIFVEKILGDGETLREDWQVDGTTGYEFMNQLSLLQHHPEGFAPLAELWTRHSERPSAFIEEARLARQQILNGSLGGDFESVAQALLQVARDDVMTRDLTLGAIRRALQELIVHFPVYRTYISARGRSAADDRIFQQAMDGARSTLNEGDWPVLEHLEKWLGGQPWRNRPVGRERKILKHACVRFQQLTSPAAAKAVEDTAFYRSAVLLSRNDVGFSTEQFSAPLADFHAANQQRLEAFPDNLLATATHDHKRGEDTRARLAVLSECAPWYAEQVDHWRNLATPLREHADSPSAGDELILYQVLLGSWPLEHNPDLEVYQQRLWQWQQKALREAKLQSSWSAPNDAYEQGVEGFLKRLLLSDAGAPLRSALDSAAQAIAPAGALNGLAQTLLHLTVPGVPDVYQGDEFWDFSLVDPDNRRPVDFATRQHALDTPPDIGELLFNWRDGRIKQALIAQVLGLRKTYPELFRHGSYTALEVVGQHAERVVAFYRQHQGQQLVVVVPRWPYQLLENGMFPQINAPVWGDTRVKLPFAATTQNWKGLFQTRAVTPNKELLINAALGDLPVNVFINPDNQES from the coding sequence ATGAAAGCACTGCCCCTGCGCGCAACCCAGCGCCTGCAATTTCATAAAGACTTTACCCTTGATGACGCGGTGCCGCTGGTGCCGTATTTCGCCCAGCTTGGCATCAGTCATCTGTATGCCTCGCCGCTGCTGAGCGCCCGCGCCGGCTCCATGCATGGCTATGATGTGGTCGACCCCACCCGTGTCAACCCGGAGCTGGGCGGCGAAGCGGCGCTGCGGCGCCTGGTCGCCGCACTGCGCGAGCACGATATGGGGCTGATCCTCGATATCGTCTCCAACCATATGGCTGTGGGCGGTGCGGATAACCCCTGGTGGCTGGACCTGCTGGAGTGGGGCCGCTTGAGCCCCTACAGCGAATTCTTCGATATCCAGTGGCATTCGCCCGACCCCTTGCTCAAAGGCCAATTGCTCATGCCGTTTCTGGGCAGCGATTACGGTGAAGCCCTGCAGAGCGGTACGCTGACCCTCAAGTTCGATGCCGCTCACGGAGCCTTCTACGCCGAACACTATGAACATCGCTTTCCGATCTGCCCAAGGGACTACGCCTTGATCCTTGGCCACGACGAGGGGCTCAAGCCGCTGGCCGAGCGCTTTGCCGCCCTCGCTTATCAGGACGACGCCTACGCCGAAGCCGCCTGGCTCAAGCAAGCGCTGGCCGAACGCGCTACCGAAGTACTGCCGGCTATCGAACAACGGCTGGCCGCCTTCGATGGTCGCCAGCCCGAGGGCTTCGAGCGCCTGCATCATCTGCTCGAACAACAGGCCTACCGCCTGGCCAGCTGGCGCACCGCCGCTGACGATATCAACTGGCGGCGCTTCTTCGACGTCAATGAGCTGGGCGGCCTGCGTGTGGAACGCACGGCGGTGTTCGAAGCCACCCACGGCAAGATCTTCGAGCTGATCAGCGAAGGCCTGGTGGACGGTCTGCGCATCGACCATATCGACGGCCTGGCCGACCCGCGTGGCTATTGCCGTAAGTTGCGTCGCCGCGTGGATGCTTTGTCGCCCCAGCGCCATTTGCCGATCTTCGTGGAAAAGATCCTCGGTGACGGGGAAACCCTGCGTGAAGACTGGCAGGTCGACGGCACCACCGGCTACGAATTCATGAACCAACTGTCATTGCTGCAACACCACCCAGAGGGCTTTGCCCCGCTGGCCGAATTGTGGACGCGGCACAGCGAACGCCCTTCGGCGTTTATCGAAGAGGCCCGGCTGGCACGCCAGCAGATCCTCAACGGCTCGTTGGGCGGCGACTTCGAAAGCGTGGCCCAGGCCTTGCTGCAAGTGGCCCGCGACGATGTGATGACCCGCGACCTGACCCTGGGCGCCATCCGGCGGGCCTTGCAGGAATTGATCGTGCATTTCCCGGTGTATCGCACCTACATCAGCGCCAGGGGCCGCAGCGCGGCCGACGACAGGATATTCCAGCAGGCCATGGACGGTGCGCGCAGCACCCTCAACGAAGGCGACTGGCCGGTGCTTGAGCATCTGGAAAAATGGCTGGGCGGCCAGCCTTGGCGCAATCGCCCGGTGGGCCGTGAACGCAAGATCCTCAAGCATGCCTGCGTACGCTTCCAGCAGCTGACTTCGCCCGCCGCCGCCAAGGCCGTGGAAGACACCGCGTTCTATCGCTCGGCAGTGCTGCTGTCGCGTAATGATGTGGGCTTCAGCACCGAACAGTTCAGTGCGCCTTTGGCGGACTTCCACGCCGCCAATCAACAGCGCCTGGAGGCCTTCCCCGACAATCTGCTGGCCACGGCCACCCATGACCATAAACGCGGCGAAGATACGCGTGCGCGCCTGGCGGTGCTCAGCGAGTGCGCGCCCTGGTATGCCGAACAGGTCGATCACTGGCGCAACCTGGCCACGCCCCTGCGCGAGCATGCCGACAGCCCCTCGGCGGGTGATGAGCTGATCCTGTATCAGGTGCTGCTCGGCAGCTGGCCGCTGGAGCACAACCCAGACTTGGAGGTCTACCAGCAACGCCTCTGGCAGTGGCAGCAAAAAGCCCTGCGCGAGGCCAAGTTGCAGAGCAGTTGGAGCGCCCCCAACGACGCCTATGAGCAAGGTGTCGAAGGGTTCCTCAAGCGCCTGTTACTCAGTGACGCCGGTGCGCCGTTGCGTAGTGCACTGGACAGCGCCGCCCAAGCCATCGCTCCTGCCGGCGCCCTGAACGGGCTGGCGCAAACCTTGCTTCATCTCACTGTGCCGGGCGTACCGGATGTGTACCAGGGTGATGAGTTCTGGGACTTCAGCCTGGTGGATCCGGACAACCGTCGCCCGGTGGATTTCGCTACGCGCCAACACGCGCTCGATACCCCACCGGATATCGGCGAACTGTTGTTCAACTGGCGTGACGGGCGTATCAAACAGGCGTTGATCGCCCAGGTGCTGGGCTTGCGCAAAACCTATCCCGAGCTGTTCCGCCACGGCAGCTATACCGCGCTGGAAGTGGTCGGCCAGCATGCCGAGCGGGTGGTCGCGTTCTATCGCCAACATCAAGGCCAACAGCTGGTGGTAGTGGTGCCACGTTGGCCTTATCAGCTGCTTGAAAACGGCATGTTTCCCCAGATCAATGCGCCGGTTTGGGGCGACACGCGGGTTAAATTACCGTTCGCCGCCACAACACAAAACTGGAAGGGACTTTTTCAAACGCGCGCAGTCACACCCAACAAGGAGCTGTTGATCAACGCTGCCCTGGGGGATCTCCCGGTCAATGTCTTTATCAATCCTGATAATCAAGAAAGCTGA